The Cylindrospermum stagnale PCC 7417 genome segment AACTCGTACTATTAGATCATGATGGCGGTGTAGATGATTATCTAGCAACTATGCTGCTGTTGACAATGGATCATATCGAACTTCTCGGCGTTGTTGTCACTCCCGCTGATTGCTATATTCAACCATCTGTTAGCGCTACACGCAAAATCATTGATTTGATGGGATTTTCTCAGATCCCGGTGGCAGAAAGTACTGTGCGCGGTATTAATCCCTTCCCCCGTCTTTATCGCCGCGATTCCTTTATTGTTGATCATCTCCCCATTCTCAATCAAAGTGAAATTATTAATACACCTCTGGTTGCAGAAACAGGGCAAGATTTTATGGTGCGGGTGTTACGTCAAGCGTCTGCACCAGTAACGTTGATGGTAACTGGGCCATTAACTACAGTAGCAGTAGCTTTAGAAAAAGCGCCAGAAATTGAAGCGAAAATTCAAAAAATTGTTTGGATGGGGGGGGCGTTAAATGTTCCGGGAAATGTAGAGAAAAGTCTCGAACCTGGACAAGATGGTTCAGCCGAATGGAATGTTTATTGGGATGCAGTTTCCGCAGCGCAGGTATGGAAAACTCAGATTGAAATTATTATGTGTCCTTTAGATTTAACTAACAATGTGCCAGTGACATCTGAGTTAGTGCAAAAAATGGGAAAACAACGTCAATACCCCCTTTCTGATTTGGCGGGACAATGTTATGCGTTAGTTATTCCTCAAGATTATTATTTTTGGGATGTTTTGGCAACAGCTTATTTGGGACATCCAGAATATTATCAATTGCGCGAATGGGAAACGGAAATTATCACCACTGGTTTGAGTCAAGGACGGACTAAAGTAGTTGCTGGTGGGCGGAAAATTTCGGCAATGGATCAAGTTGATAAAGCGGCTTTTTACGCTTACATCTTGCAGCAATTTGCCAGGTGAAAACTTAAAGTTAAACTTCAATGTTGACTTCTATCATTAATATGATGTCCATTTAATTGACTAACCAATGTAGAGACGTTGCATGCAACGTCTCTACGTTATGGGTGATTTACTTAATTCTTAACCTTTTTAATGTACGGATTCTTGACAGATTGAGAAAAATCATACTCTTTTTTCATGAGAAAATTTAAGCCTAAGAAAAGAGCCGCTACAGTTCCAGCTACAGAGATTTCGCCTTGAGCAATTTTATCTAAAACTGATTCTATAGGAATTAAAACAACTTCAATTTCTTCTGTAATATCTAGGTTTTGCTCTCCCGCTTTGCTGACATTTTCGGCGAGAAATAAATGTATTTGATTGGTGTCTTTGCTGGGTTTGTCGTAAAGTGTGCCGATTTTTATGACATCTTGGGCAATATAACCAGTTTCTTCTGCTAATTCTCTTATTGCTGCTGTTTGGGCGCTTTCTTTAGTTGGATTGAAACTTCCTGCTGGGAGTTCTAAGAAAAATTCACCGACGGCGTGTCTGTATTGGCGGACAAAAACTATCTCTCGACTACTGGTGATGGGTAAAATCAAGGCTATATCTGGTTTAATACAAACAAAATAATCATCTATAATTTTCCCGTTAGGTAATTCTATTTCATCTTGTCTTACCTTACACCAGTGATGATCTAAGACCATTTTTGATTTGATAGTTTTCCATTTTTTTAAGTTATTCATAGACTAGGTAACCGATGCAGTTTGTATAAAAAAATAATTTAAAAAGCAAGTGTAAAAAGTATAACAGATGCATTAGAATCATCTAAACTTTGAAATCACACGGTTTTTGACCCTGGTATTCAGCATAATTATGCAGATAGGTTTCACATTATTTACAGTTAATAAACGGTTTCCATTGACAATTAGCCGGGGAACAACGGCACAGACGACGAATGTATGGGTAAAAATTTTTCAAGCTGGTATCGAAGGCTGGGGGGAAGCATCGCCGTTTGGTGTGGGCAATC includes the following:
- a CDS encoding NUDIX hydrolase, producing MNNLKKWKTIKSKMVLDHHWCKVRQDEIELPNGKIIDDYFVCIKPDIALILPITSSREIVFVRQYRHAVGEFFLELPAGSFNPTKESAQTAAIRELAEETGYIAQDVIKIGTLYDKPSKDTNQIHLFLAENVSKAGEQNLDITEEIEVVLIPIESVLDKIAQGEISVAGTVAALFLGLNFLMKKEYDFSQSVKNPYIKKVKN
- a CDS encoding nucleoside hydrolase gives rise to the protein MKKQLVLLDHDGGVDDYLATMLLLTMDHIELLGVVVTPADCYIQPSVSATRKIIDLMGFSQIPVAESTVRGINPFPRLYRRDSFIVDHLPILNQSEIINTPLVAETGQDFMVRVLRQASAPVTLMVTGPLTTVAVALEKAPEIEAKIQKIVWMGGALNVPGNVEKSLEPGQDGSAEWNVYWDAVSAAQVWKTQIEIIMCPLDLTNNVPVTSELVQKMGKQRQYPLSDLAGQCYALVIPQDYYFWDVLATAYLGHPEYYQLREWETEIITTGLSQGRTKVVAGGRKISAMDQVDKAAFYAYILQQFAR